Proteins from a single region of Neomonachus schauinslandi chromosome 10, ASM220157v2, whole genome shotgun sequence:
- the LOC110590429 gene encoding tyrosine-protein kinase ZAP-70, with product MPDPAAHLPFFYGSISRAEAEEHLKLAGMADGLFLLRQCLRSLGGYVLSLVHDVRFHHFPIERQLNGTYAIAGGKAHCGPAELCEFYSRDPDGLPCNLRKPCNRPSGLEPQPGVFDCLRDAMVRDYVRQTWKLEGEALEQAIISQAPQVEKLIATTAHERMPWYHSSLTREEAERKLYSGSQTDGKFLLRPRKEQGTYALSLIYGKSVYHYLISQDKAGKYCIPEGTKFDTLWQLVEYLKLKADGLIYCLKDACPNTSASAEPAAPTLPVHPSTLAHVPRRIDASSDGYTPEPARLVSSEKAQSMPMDTSVYESPYSDPEELKDKKLFLKRENLLMADIELGCGNFGSVRQGVYRMRKKQIDVAIKVLKHSTEKTDKDEMMREAQIMHQLDNPYIVRLIGVCQAEALMLVMEMAGGGPLNKFLLGKKEEIPISNVAELLHQVSMGMKYLEEKNFVHRDLAARNVLLVNRHYAKISDFGLSKALGADDSYYTARSAGKWPLKWYAPECFNFRKFSSRSDVWSYGVTMWEAFSYGQKPYKKMKGPEVIAFIEQGKRMECPAECPPEMYTLMSDCWIYKWEDRPDFQAVEQRMRAYYYSVASKSEGPPGCGKGTEAASV from the exons ATGCCGGACCCCGCGGCGCACCTGCCCTTCTTCTACGGCAGCATCTCGCGCGCCGAGGCCGAGGAGCACCTGAAGCTGGCGGGCATGGCCGACGGACTCTTCCTGCTGCGCCAGTGCCTGCGCTCGCTGGGCGGATACGTGCTCTCGCTCGTCCACGATGTGCGCTTCCACCACTTCCCCATCGAGCGCCAGCTCAACGGCACTTACGCCATCGCCGGCGGTAAGGCGCACTGCGGCCCCGCCGAGCTCTGCGAGTTCTACTCGCGCGACCCGGACGGGCTGCCCTGCAACCTGCGCAAGCCGTGCAACCGGCCGTCGGGACTCGAGCCGCAGCCGGGGGTGTTCGACTGCCTGCGCGACGCCATGGTGCGCGACTACGTGCGCCAGACCTGGAAGCTGGAG GGCGAGGCGCTGGAGCAGGCCATCATCAGCCAGGCTCCCCAGGTGGAGAAGCTCATTGCCACAACAGCTCACGAGCGGATGCCCTGGTACCACAGCAGCCTGACGCGCGAGGAGGCAGAGCGCAAACTCTATTCGGGCTCGCAGACCGACGGCAAGTTCCT GTTGAGGCCCCGGAAGGAGCAGGGCACTTACGCACTGTCCCTGATCTATGGGAAATCTGTGTACCACTACCTCATCAGCCAGGACAAGGCGGGCAAATACTGTATCCCTGAGGGGACTAAGTTTGACACTCTCTGGCAG CTGGTGGAGTACCTGAAGCTGAAGGCGGATGGGCTCATCTACTGCCTGAAGGACGCCTGCCCCAACACCAGTGCCAGTGCAG AGCCTGCTGCACCCACACTCCCAGTCCACCCATCCACATTGGCCCAT GTTCCCAGACGGATTGACGCCAGCTCAGATGGGTATACCCCTGAGCCAG cACGCCTAGTGTCCTCAGAGAAAGCACAGTCAATGCCCATGGACACGAGTGTGTATGAGAGCCCCTACAGTGACCCTGAGGAGCTTAAGGACAAGAAGCTCTTCCTGAAGCGGGAGAACCTCCTCATGGCTGACATCGAACTTGGCTGTGGCAACTTTGGCTCAGTACGCCAGGGCGTCTACCGCATGCGCAA GAAGCAGATCGACGTGGCCATCAAGGTGCTGAAGCACAGCACGGAGAAGACAGACAAGGATGAGATGATGCGCGAGGCACAGATCATGCACCAGCTGGACAACCCCTACATCGTGCGGCTCATCGGCGTCTGCCAGGCCGAGGCCCTAATGCTTGTCATGGAGATGGCGGGCGGCGGGCCCCTGAACAAGTTCCTGCTCGGGAAGAA AGAGGAGATCCCCATCAGCAATGTGGCGGAGCTGCTGCACCAGGTGTCCATGGGGATGAAGTACCTGGAAGAGAAAAACTTTGTGCACCGTGACCTGGCGGCCCGCAATGTCTTGCTGGTCAACCGGCACTACGCCAAGATCAGTGACTTTGGTCTCTCCAAGGCACTGGGTGCCGACGACAGCTACTACACT GCCCGCTCGGCAGGGAAGTGGCCGCTCAAGTGGTATGCGCCCGAGTGCTTCAACTTCCGCAAGTTCTCCAGCCGCAGTGACGTCTGGAGTTATGGGGTCACCATGTGGGAAGCCTTCTCCTATGGCCAGAAGCCCTACAAG AAGATGAAGGGCCCCGAGGTCATAGCCTTCATCGAGCAGGGCAAGCGGATGGAGTGCCCGGCAGAGTGTCCGCCTGAAATGTATACACTCATGAGTGACTGCTGGATCTACAA GTGGGAGGACCGCCCAGACTTCCAGGCCGTGGAGCAGCGCATGCGGGCCTACTACTACAGCGTGGCAAGCAAGTCTGAAGGCCCCCCAGGGTGTGGAAAGGGGACTGAGGCTGCTTCTGTCTGA